The following coding sequences are from one Lysinibacillus sp. FSL W8-0992 window:
- a CDS encoding CidA/LrgA family holin-like protein encodes MKIVKSFVQIGYLYIVLFIGNSIARLLHLPIPGSIIGLVLLFLLLQFHLIKLEWIELGAGLLLSELLLFFIPSAIGVIDYDALIGIQGMKVVVVIVVSAFVVMLVTGFTAQWLERKKGDTV; translated from the coding sequence ATGAAAATCGTCAAAAGTTTCGTGCAAATTGGCTATCTTTATATAGTGTTATTTATAGGAAATAGTATTGCGCGTTTACTTCACTTGCCGATTCCAGGTAGTATAATTGGGCTTGTTTTATTATTTTTACTATTACAGTTTCATCTTATTAAACTAGAATGGATCGAGTTAGGGGCAGGATTATTACTTAGTGAATTGTTATTGTTTTTCATTCCTTCAGCGATAGGCGTCATTGATTATGATGCGCTAATCGGTATACAAGGCATGAAAGTTGTAGTTGTTATTGTAGTAAGTGCATTCGTCGTAATGTTAGTGACGGGTTTTACTGCACAGTGGTTAGAGAGAAAGAAGGGTGACACTGTATGA
- a CDS encoding LrgB family protein, which translates to MSIVIAVISLLGTIAIFYACKAFYQKFPKEWLTPILISPLIIIVLLLLTDTSYASYNAGANILSNLLGPATVAFAVPIYKNFNLLKKHAFEIIFSIAVGSAVAIASSFIIARVVGLNDELVHSLVPRSVTTPIAMDISNMIGGSPTLTAVFVMTTGILGSLIAPIVIRICRFQKPSARGLMLGMGAHGTGTSKAFELGELEGTFASLAMIVAALISIVLSTTFFPVLEHLVMNILLP; encoded by the coding sequence ATGAGTATAGTTATTGCTGTCATCAGTTTACTAGGAACCATTGCTATTTTTTATGCTTGCAAAGCATTCTATCAAAAGTTTCCTAAAGAATGGCTTACTCCGATATTGATTAGCCCATTAATTATTATTGTATTGTTACTATTAACCGATACATCTTATGCGTCATATAATGCAGGGGCAAATATTTTGTCCAATTTATTAGGGCCTGCAACAGTTGCATTCGCTGTACCGATTTATAAAAATTTTAATCTATTAAAAAAACATGCTTTTGAAATTATTTTTAGCATTGCTGTCGGGTCGGCTGTTGCAATTGCTTCTTCATTTATCATTGCACGCGTTGTTGGACTAAATGATGAACTTGTTCATAGCTTAGTGCCACGTTCGGTCACTACTCCTATTGCGATGGATATTTCCAATATGATAGGAGGATCACCTACTCTTACAGCTGTTTTTGTTATGACAACTGGTATATTAGGTAGTTTGATTGCACCAATCGTTATTCGAATATGTCGTTTCCAAAAGCCATCTGCAAGAGGCTTAATGCTTGGGATGGGTGCTCACGGCACTGGTACATCAAAAGCATTTGAATTAGGAGAACTAGAAGGTACCTTTGCTAGTTTAGCGATGATTGTAGCCGCCCTAATAAGTATTGTTTTATCAACAACATTTTTCCCAGTATTAGAACACCTAGTTATGAATATCCTGTTGCCTTAA
- the hflK gene encoding FtsH protease activity modulator HflK, with translation MSVKKTLMMVGLGIFGIVALIAVFTSWYTVDESEQAVVITFGRADEMVTNPGLHFKLPWPVQSVEILSRETFSLQFGYKQNKEGELEAFDAETKMITGDEYIVLTDLVVQWKITDPRKYLFNAQNPEEILHSATSSAIRSIIGSSTIDAALTDGKADIEAKTRELLVSLIDKYDIGIGVLGVKLQDVELPNAEVRAAFTAVTDARETKNTKTNEAQKYKNQRISEANGEKDAIISKANGAKTARIEQAHGDVAVFNKMYEQYKGNQQITRERLILETLENVLPKAQIYIMNDDGSTMKYLPLQALQPTIQQQAPTQQQAQTEQQSSPEKKEGSGN, from the coding sequence ATGAGTGTGAAAAAGACACTAATGATGGTGGGACTTGGGATATTCGGCATTGTAGCACTTATCGCTGTATTTACTTCGTGGTACACAGTCGATGAATCGGAGCAAGCTGTTGTTATAACATTTGGTCGTGCTGATGAGATGGTCACAAATCCAGGCTTACATTTTAAATTACCTTGGCCCGTACAATCAGTTGAGATTTTATCGAGAGAAACATTCAGTTTACAGTTTGGTTATAAGCAAAATAAAGAAGGCGAATTGGAAGCCTTTGATGCAGAAACGAAAATGATTACAGGTGATGAATATATTGTTCTAACAGATCTTGTTGTTCAATGGAAAATTACAGATCCTCGTAAGTACTTATTTAATGCACAAAATCCAGAAGAAATTTTACATAGCGCTACATCAAGCGCGATTCGCTCCATAATTGGTAGTTCGACTATTGATGCTGCGCTAACAGATGGAAAAGCAGATATTGAAGCAAAAACAAGAGAATTGCTTGTTTCACTCATAGACAAATATGATATTGGAATTGGTGTATTAGGTGTTAAATTGCAGGATGTAGAATTACCGAATGCAGAGGTACGTGCAGCATTTACAGCCGTAACAGACGCACGTGAGACAAAAAATACAAAAACGAATGAAGCTCAAAAATACAAAAACCAACGAATTAGTGAAGCGAATGGTGAAAAAGATGCGATTATTTCAAAAGCAAATGGTGCAAAAACAGCACGTATTGAACAAGCACATGGGGATGTAGCAGTTTTCAATAAAATGTATGAGCAATACAAAGGTAATCAACAAATTACACGCGAACGTTTAATTTTAGAAACTCTTGAAAATGTGTTACCTAAGGCACAAATTTATATTATGAATGATGATGGTAGTACGATGAAGTATTTACCACTACAGGCGTTACAACCAACTATACAACAACAAGCACCAACACAACAACAAGCACAAACAGAGCAACAATCATCGCCAGAGAAAAAAGAAGGGAGCGGTAATTAA